In Armatimonadota bacterium, one DNA window encodes the following:
- a CDS encoding sialate O-acetylesterase, translating to MNRRTSYSLLAGLFLIVAANHSLAEHAPWARPVRVFILAGQSNMEGHGFVAADEKRNGGKGSLEFFTKDPATAKAFASLLDKDGAWKKRDDVLITYLERKGPLTTGYGANEERIGPELGFGWVMGDAFKEPVLLIKCAWGGKSLGVDFRPPGAGKVPCSVGEKNDAAIAQDPGIVGKYYRETVSLVKAALESIKELVPGSDGKYVLSGFGWHQGWNDRINEQFVAEYQSNMAHFIRDMRKDLGAPKLPFVIAETGQGGPEEKNARALALMKAQADVAEEPEFKGNVVFVGTRGFWRPAELSPNNQGYHWNCNAGTYWDIGQAMGEAMKRLLRVR from the coding sequence ATGAACCGACGAACGTCGTACTCGCTCCTGGCAGGCCTCTTCCTGATCGTTGCAGCCAATCACTCCTTAGCGGAACACGCGCCTTGGGCAAGACCCGTGCGCGTGTTCATCCTCGCGGGGCAGTCGAACATGGAGGGGCATGGATTCGTGGCCGCCGACGAGAAGCGCAACGGTGGGAAGGGGTCTCTGGAGTTCTTCACCAAGGACCCGGCAACGGCGAAAGCGTTTGCGTCGTTGCTCGACAAGGACGGAGCATGGAAGAAGCGCGACGACGTGCTCATCACTTATCTGGAGCGCAAAGGTCCGTTAACGACAGGCTACGGCGCGAACGAGGAGCGGATCGGCCCCGAACTCGGCTTCGGATGGGTTATGGGGGATGCCTTCAAGGAGCCGGTTCTGCTCATCAAGTGCGCATGGGGTGGAAAGAGCCTGGGCGTGGACTTTCGACCGCCCGGCGCGGGCAAAGTGCCCTGCTCGGTTGGGGAGAAGAACGATGCCGCCATCGCGCAGGACCCAGGCATCGTGGGCAAGTACTACCGCGAGACCGTGTCGCTGGTGAAGGCGGCGCTCGAGAGTATCAAAGAGCTCGTTCCCGGAAGCGACGGAAAATACGTGCTGTCGGGTTTTGGATGGCATCAGGGCTGGAACGACCGCATCAACGAGCAATTCGTCGCCGAATACCAGAGCAACATGGCCCATTTTATCCGCGACATGCGCAAGGATCTCGGCGCTCCCAAGCTGCCTTTCGTCATTGCAGAAACTGGACAGGGCGGTCCCGAAGAGAAGAACGCGCGCGCCTTGGCACTGATGAAGGCCCAAGCCGACGTCGCCGAGGAGCCGGAGTTCAAGGGCAACGTGGTATTCGTCGGTACGCGCGGGTTTTGGCGGCCGGCCGAGCTGTCGCCAAACAACCAGGGCTACCACTGGAACTGCAACGCGGGGACCTATTGGGATATCGGCCAAGCCATGGGCGAAGCGATGAAGCGGCTTCTGCGGGTCAGGTGA
- a CDS encoding family 78 glycoside hydrolase catalytic domain: MAASIERLVKDDGNLWDSGNVSSSQQNNIPYQGLALKSGQTCYWKVRVRDNAGQWSSWSPVARWEMGLLSPGDWKALWLDDGKPVPASDADFYKEDHAPLFRKEFSASRKIRRARLSIAGLGYYEASLNGKRVGDHVLDPGWTAFSERVLYDTYDVTKMLVRGRNCIGVTLGNGWFNPLPMRMWGSRNLRDALTTGRPRFIAQLRLEYVGGGSDTIVSDTSWKVGEGAIRRNNVYLGEVVDARLDPALWGHVGFDDAKWRAPSVAAKKLGRLSSPTHPPIRETRRWSAVSVKEPKPGIYVYDMGENFAGWVSLKLNVPAGTQVQLRYGELLYADGTLNPMTGVAGQIKGLKRGSQESVGGPGAPPVAWQADTYIARGGRETYQPRFTFHGFRYVEVSGVPKPLPLEAVVASRLNSDLETAGSFECSDPMLNRIQAMCRRTFLSNVFSVQSDCPHREKFGYGGDIVATSEAMIMNFDMAGFYQKAVRDWSDSALKDGMFTDTAPFVGIQYCGVVWAMAHPLLIDQLFRYYGDSSISEEQYDAAKKWLALVEERYPNGIVTDGLSDHEGLAPAPAPDMVTPMTFHTANLLRRMADRLGRKADAAHFADLAGKIQSAYVAKFVNAETGKIGPGTQASQSVALYSGIVPEVIRPQAFAFLVKDIEAHAGHLTTGIIGTKAMLDVLSRNGRADLAYAIVSKKDFPSWGWMLENGATTLWEHWELSDNTFSHNHPMFGSVSQWFMQWLGGIQPGPESRGFDRVSISPRTPEGLKWVKSSYRSIRGKVVSNWAREGSGITFEIEIPANTVARVSLLADSVAHVHESGRPLAKAQGVSNVMTDGHTVEFEIGSGAYSFFVASDRNAQE, encoded by the coding sequence GTGGCAGCCTCTATTGAACGGCTCGTCAAAGATGACGGGAATCTGTGGGACAGCGGAAACGTATCGAGCAGCCAACAGAACAATATCCCCTATCAGGGTCTCGCGCTCAAATCCGGACAGACTTGCTACTGGAAGGTGCGCGTTCGCGATAACGCCGGACAATGGTCTTCCTGGAGCCCAGTGGCGCGTTGGGAAATGGGCCTGCTCAGCCCCGGAGACTGGAAGGCGCTGTGGTTGGACGACGGTAAGCCAGTCCCAGCATCGGACGCCGACTTCTATAAGGAGGATCATGCGCCGCTGTTCAGGAAGGAGTTTTCGGCGTCGAGGAAGATCAGGCGGGCTCGCCTTTCCATCGCCGGGCTGGGATACTACGAGGCCAGCCTGAACGGGAAACGGGTCGGCGACCACGTCCTAGACCCCGGCTGGACCGCGTTCTCCGAGCGCGTCCTCTATGACACCTACGACGTGACGAAGATGCTGGTTCGAGGAAGGAACTGCATCGGCGTGACGTTGGGCAACGGGTGGTTCAACCCGTTGCCGATGCGCATGTGGGGGAGCCGCAACCTGCGAGACGCACTGACGACGGGACGTCCCCGTTTCATCGCGCAATTGCGGCTTGAATATGTGGGCGGGGGCTCGGATACGATCGTATCCGACACCTCATGGAAGGTCGGGGAAGGCGCAATCCGGCGAAACAACGTCTACCTTGGTGAGGTCGTGGATGCCCGGCTGGATCCAGCCCTCTGGGGCCACGTCGGATTCGACGACGCCAAGTGGCGCGCTCCGAGCGTCGCCGCCAAGAAGCTGGGCAGGCTCTCCTCTCCCACCCATCCGCCAATTCGTGAGACCAGGCGTTGGAGCGCCGTGTCCGTGAAGGAGCCCAAGCCCGGGATCTATGTGTACGATATGGGCGAGAACTTCGCCGGCTGGGTGAGCCTCAAGCTCAATGTCCCCGCGGGAACCCAGGTTCAGCTCCGCTACGGCGAACTCCTGTATGCCGACGGGACCTTGAACCCCATGACCGGCGTGGCCGGCCAGATAAAGGGGCTCAAGCGAGGCTCGCAGGAGAGCGTCGGGGGTCCGGGTGCGCCACCTGTGGCGTGGCAAGCCGACACCTACATCGCCCGAGGAGGCCGCGAAACCTATCAGCCCAGGTTCACGTTCCACGGGTTTCGCTACGTCGAGGTGAGCGGGGTCCCCAAGCCTTTGCCTCTGGAGGCGGTGGTCGCTTCGCGGCTGAACTCGGACCTGGAAACAGCCGGATCGTTCGAGTGCTCCGATCCGATGCTCAACCGGATCCAGGCGATGTGTCGGCGGACGTTTCTCTCGAACGTGTTCAGCGTCCAATCCGACTGTCCGCATCGAGAGAAGTTTGGTTACGGGGGCGATATCGTAGCGACGAGCGAAGCCATGATCATGAACTTCGACATGGCCGGCTTCTATCAGAAGGCCGTCCGGGATTGGTCGGACAGCGCCCTCAAGGATGGAATGTTCACCGACACGGCGCCGTTCGTGGGCATCCAGTACTGCGGCGTCGTTTGGGCGATGGCCCATCCCTTGCTCATTGATCAACTATTCCGCTACTACGGCGACTCGTCTATCAGCGAAGAGCAATACGATGCGGCGAAGAAGTGGCTGGCGCTGGTTGAGGAGCGCTATCCGAACGGCATCGTGACGGATGGCCTGAGCGACCACGAGGGGCTGGCCCCAGCGCCCGCGCCTGACATGGTCACGCCGATGACCTTCCATACCGCGAACCTGCTTCGCCGAATGGCGGATCGCCTGGGGCGAAAGGCGGACGCGGCTCATTTTGCCGATTTGGCGGGCAAGATCCAGAGCGCGTACGTCGCGAAGTTCGTGAATGCCGAGACCGGGAAGATCGGGCCGGGGACGCAGGCGAGCCAGTCCGTCGCCCTTTACTCGGGCATTGTCCCAGAAGTTATCCGTCCGCAAGCGTTCGCGTTCCTGGTGAAGGACATCGAGGCGCACGCCGGCCACCTGACGACAGGGATCATCGGCACGAAGGCGATGCTTGACGTCCTATCGCGAAACGGAAGGGCGGATCTGGCTTACGCCATCGTTTCGAAGAAGGACTTTCCGAGCTGGGGATGGATGCTCGAAAACGGCGCAACCACGCTTTGGGAACATTGGGAATTGAGCGACAACACGTTCTCGCATAACCACCCGATGTTCGGATCGGTTAGCCAATGGTTCATGCAGTGGCTTGGCGGGATTCAGCCCGGTCCTGAGAGCCGGGGGTTCGACCGCGTGTCGATCAGCCCGCGCACGCCGGAAGGGCTGAAGTGGGTGAAATCAAGCTACCGCAGCATTCGCG